A single region of the Plasmodium chabaudi chabaudi strain AS genome assembly, chromosome: 3 genome encodes:
- a CDS encoding 5'-3' exonuclease, putative, whose amino-acid sequence MNKMFLVIIFSLKSIILWSSVYINIYPANCKLIYSYNVKNKGENHTLEPNCVKKLDFISNNIYKKINRSNKNYVQLYKNSYPNKKKQQYEKNSFSNHFLFKNITLQNDVHRSTKTFARKKKTEEHLENEESLKKKFETFLIIDGSSLLFKNYFGMPFLKNDNDINLSTIYGFTQSLNKIYKLFCPSYIAIIFDSKTSNKEKREIYAQYKTLRKKNPEELYEQLKLVSEFCDIIGIKTIISENVESDNYIASLVDKIYNTIQTNNEWGPRHDENGLVSLTDDEIKENNFRIVVVSSDKDLLQLLEYNDNDHNNIDISVCQPNRKYRVVNAHTFIQEHEIYPNQYSDYLILAGDKTDGISGIPNIGDKTSKYLLKEYYSIDNILKNIQNLPPKLQAIFINNIENINMFRKLIKLKCETNQSINLSDYKQVNIKNFELFQNIVDKYSLHKLLKKTVILNHPI is encoded by the coding sequence atgaataaaatgttCTTggtcataatattttctctaaaaagtataatattatggagtagtgtttatataaatatttaccCAGCCAATTGTAAACTTATTTATTCTTATAATGTAAAGAATAAGGGGGAAAATCACACTTTAGAACCAAattgtgtaaaaaaattagattTTATAagcaataatatatataaaaaaattaatcgtagcaataaaaattatgtacagctatacaaaaatagctacccaaataaaaaaaaacaacaatatgaaaaaaatagcttTTCTAATCATTTccttttcaaaaatataactttACAAAATGATGTTCATAGATCAACAAAAACATTTGCacgtaaaaaaaaaactgaagaacatttagaaaatgaagaaagtctaaaaaaaaaatttgaaacatttttaataatagaCGGATCTTctcttttatttaaaaattattttggtatgccttttttaaaaaatgacaaCGATATTAATTTAAGTACTATCTATGGATTTACACAATccttaaataaaatttacaaattattttgtccATCATATATTGCTATTATATTTGACTCTAAAACctcaaataaagaaaaaagagaaatatatgctcaatataaaacattaagaaaaaaaaatcctGAAGAACTTTATGAACAGCTAAAGCTTGTTAGTGAGTTTTGTGATATTATAGGAATTAAAACTATAATTTCAGAAAATGTGGAAAgtgataattatattgcATCCCTTGTTGATAAAATCTATAATACTATTCAAACAAATAACGAATGGGGACCTAGACATGATGAGAATGGATTAGTTTCATTAACtgatgatgaaataaaagaaaataattttagaaTTGTTGTTGTTTCAAGTGATAAAGATttattacaattattaGAATATAATGACAAtgatcataataatattgacaTATCTGTATGCCAACCAAATCGAAAATATAGAGTAGTAAATGCACACACATTTATTCAAGAACATGAAATTTATCCCAATCAATATAgtgattatttaattttagcTGGAGATAAAACGGATGGAATATCTGGTATACCAAATATTGGTGATAAAACtagtaaatatttattaaaagaatattatagtattgataatattttaaaaaatatacaaaactTACCACCTAAATTACAagcaatatttattaacaatatagaaaatattaacatgTTCAGAAAACTTATTAAACTTAAATGTGAAACAAATCAATCTATAAATTTAAGTGACTACAAACAAGttaatatcaaaaatttcgaattatttcaaaatattgtaGATAAATATTCCCTTCATAAATTGCTCAAAAAAACTGTTATATTAAATCATCCCATATAG
- a CDS encoding condensin-2 complex subunit H2, putative, which yields MSTQEDEVRLLIQNLQKCNNTNECINFDLASTIQEFLNSLDKNSFEDIDKTIREDEKDLMNSFTSAAIFLENCVKIFGLKIEHLHNLAHNTLYNIYKENKNNNSNKKQLLIIDEEEYLYINEIKNLKNTITENDIIEDDLLVKTIPLPTFLFTDHIKVKNKTERHKNVIEYDEQDNIPYADTLENESTTIEAKMMDSNSTDSYKNMDSLNLMDNKQAIEMNSVNSLNFDKLFLENDGIILLDINDYNIFINDEYDFTLQNKNSTILFEKYEFFSRNSIYLSNNLSQYIHEQNTIQHTYKINNIYDITSLRLCTDTLLFKTDFYSYDLALDIIKNKNYLINRFERQKKKLYILDETTHKDHKYNTIYKQNINYCDYCGSIITSITDANDPNTRCVYCNNNEKNGFYKKLPGYYNLSCYNITETEDFLTYMQPNKIIDIIMQNEINEADPNSTPDKPDENAKHAEHAENSSLNQNDDLTDKEDNCKLSNDQKLFRQIKIPPLYIQKLGLNIDYYYLESLIYNLIKSLKKEKNVDRFFSINFYDQNEIYDTEILKDEDYQETKDEQNKTIQETLTMDTFMNIKSIDNHIKNLPTSILKKTNSDSSLAFSFEDKIQDRVNAWSNFLEEKLELLKRQPQYNVEYYKNRILKYIVNNGDNIYFPDLIMNNEKYQIYRNFLTTLMLINTNKLNVTEIDEKNNSNNITNYQVNIKNINVNEYMNLPDNFDTTNFTIKDKKRKISDKSQNIDNPSHLEKKHHT from the exons ATGTCTACACAAGAAGACGAAGTGAGGTTACTTATTCAAAACCtacaaaaatgtaataacaCAAATGAGTGTATAAATTTCGATTTGGCTAGCACAATCCaagaatttttaaattcgctagataaaaattcatttgAAGATATTGATAAAACAATAAGAGAAGATGAAAAAGATTTAATGAACAGTTTTACGTCTGCAGCTATATTTCTTGAAAATTGTGTAAAAATTTTTGGCCTCAAAATTGAGCATTTACATAACTTAGCTCataatacattatataatatatataaagaaaataaaaataacaattcaaataaaaaacaattattaataattgatgaagaagagtatttatatattaatgaaatcaaaaatttaaaaaatacaatcactgaaaatgatattataGAAGACGATTTATTAGTTAAAACAATTCCACTTccaacatttttatttacagatcatataaaagttaaaaataaaacagaaaggcataaaaatgtaatagaATATGATGAACAAGACAATATTCCTTATGCTGATACTTTAGAAAATGAATCTACTACTATCGAAGCAAAAATGATGGATTCAAATTCAACAGATagctataaaaatatggatagTCTAAATCTTATGGATAATAAACAAGCAATAGAAATGAATTCAGTAAATTCActtaattttgataaactgtttttagaaaatgatggtattattttattagacattaatgattataatatatttataaatgatgAATATGATTTTACATTACAAAATAAGAACAGCACAATtctatttgaaaaatatgaatttttttcacggaatagtatttatttatcaaataatttaagtcaatatatacatgaaCAAAATACTATTCagcatacatataaaataaataacatcTATGATATTACATCTTTAAGATTATGTACAGATAcactattatttaaaactgatttttattcatatgaTCTTGCATtagatattattaaaaataaaaattatttaattaatagatttgaaagacaaaaaaagaaattatatattcttgATGAAACGACTCATAAAgatcataaatataataccatttataaacaaaatattaattattgtGATTATTGTGGTTCTATAATTACATCTATAACAGATGCAAACGACCCCAATACTCGTTGTGTCTATTGTAATaataacgaaaaaaatgggTTCTACAAAAAACTCCCAGGATATTATAACTTAAGTTGCTATAATATTACAGAAACGGAAGATTTTCTCACATATATGCAACCAAATAAAATCATAGACATTATTATGCAAAACGAAATTAACGAAGCAGATCCAAATAGTACCCCAGATAAACCCGATGAAAATGCAAAACACGCAGAACATGCCGAAAATTCCAGCCTTAATCAAAACGATGACTTGACCGATAAAGAAGATAATTGCAAACTGTCGAATGatcaaaaattatttcgacaaataaaaataccacctttatatatacaaaaattggGCTTAAATATAgattactattatttagaatcattaatatataatttaataaaaagtctaaaaaaagaaaaaaatgtcgatcgttttttttccataaatttttatgatcaAAATGAGATTTATGATACggaaattttaaaagatgAAGATTATCAAGAAACTAAAgatgaacaaaataaaacaatacaAGAAACATTAACTATGGATAcatttatgaatattaaaTCTATAGATaatcatattaaaaatcTTCCTACATCTattcttaaaaaaacaaattcaGATAGCTCCTTGGCCTTTTCCTTTGAAGACAAAATACAGGACAG GGTAAACGCATGGAGCAACTTTCTTGAAGAAAAGCTCGAGCTACTAAAAAGGCAACCACAATATAATGtagaatattataaaaatcggATTCTCAAATATATCGTTAACAATggtgataatatatattttcctgATCTCATAatgaataatgaaaaatatcaaatatatagaaattttttaactaCCCTAATGctaataaatacaaacaaattaaatgtCACCGAAATcgatgaaaaaaacaattctaataatattacTAACTATCAAgttaacataaaaaatattaacgtCAATGAATATATGAACCTTCCCGATAATTTTGATACCACTAATTTTActataaaagataaaaaaagaaaaatatcaGACAAATCGCAAAACATAGACAATCCTTCACacttagaaaaaaaacaccaTACTTAA